CGTCACATCAATTGTGCCAGACCGTCACCTCATGCTAGCCCAGCATCGCTATGGCTTCGAGCTGCGAGGCGACACGCATTGTGCCCAAGACGCACCCTTACCCGTGCAAGGGGTTAACCTTGCGACTGCAGCGATTCCTGGTCAGGGGCTCAGTCAAGCGCCGAGTAGTGGCTAGCCAGCCTATCCAGCTCCAACGCAGCGAGATCGAAGGCATGTTGAAGTCGCTCGGTAAGGGCCTTCGTGCCCAAATGGAACGCCTCGAAATCAGCCGCGGTCACCTCGTTCACCGCGCTGCGCAACACACTCACACCAACCACCGCGGCCACATCGGCATGGATACGGGCATCCTGGGGATCTTTGGCCGTGTTCAACAATCGCTCGGCGAGAATATCGGCAATGCGAAGCTCCCAGTTCACATAGGTACGCGCAAGTTGGCTGGTCAGGTCGATGCCGAGTTGGCGGGGCCGAAACATCGGAACCTCCGCGGAATCGTCCAAGCGGCGTTGGATGCTTACCACCAACGACTCATACAACGCCACCAACGGTGGCTCGTGCGATGGACGGGTGTGAAGCTCGTTAGCAACAGCGTCAAAAAAGTCAACCAGGTCTACAAGAAGCAGATCTTCCTTCGAATCGAAGTACCGAAAAAACGTCCGCTGAGAGACATCAACTGTATCGGTGATCTGGAGGACCGTCGTCTCGGCGAAGCCTTGGCGAGCAAAGAGCTCGCGAGCTGTCGTGATGAGTTGCTCTCTCGTCCGTGCCTTATGACGCTCGCGTCTCCCGGGCTGCTGAATTTCACTCACCCTCACCACCCTACCAGTTCCCCATGCATAACCAGAAGGCAAGGTTTTTTGACAAAATCGCTAACTGGCACTTCTGCCGTATGATATGCTGCCTGAGAGCCAGATCTGGGGAGGAGATAACCACCATGGAACGACGGCCAGGAGTTCTTGAACGTATTGGGCACACCTGTGCACGACGGCCAGGCCGTACCATCGGCATATGGCTCGTCGTCTTGATTGCGGCACTCGCTGGGCATCACGCAATCTCGAGCGTCTACCAAAACAACATCAACCTCGCGGGAACGCAGGCATCGACCGGGTTTGCCCTCCTGACCCATGACGATCCGAAGGCCTCCGGATACACCGGGCTGGTGGTCGTCACCGGCAAGGACTTGGCCTCACAATCGAGCGCGCTCGACGAGAGTGAACAGAATCTCTCCAAGCTCAAGGACGTCATCACGGTCTCGAACCCGCTTGCTCCTGGCGCTACCGGCCTGTCGAGCTCAGGCGATACCGCGCTCATTACCGTCCACCTCTCTGTACTTCCGGCATCGCTTGGTACCAGTTATGCATCTTCGCTGTACCAAGCGATGGAGCCGACGACGCACGCCGGCCTGACCGTCAACTACGGAGGAGGTTTCGACGCGATCGTTAACCCGCCAACCAAAGACCTCGCCTCCGAGGGTATTGGCTTTGGCGTCGCCATCATCGTGCTCATCATCAGTTTTGGCAGTCTCGTCGCGACCGGGCTACCCCTGGTCACCGCGCTCTTTAGTGTCGGGATCGGCATCTCACTGCTCGGCATCGTCGCCAGCGTCATCACCTTTGGAACCGCGTCGCCGACGCTGGCGCTGATGATCGGGCTCGGGGTGGGAATCGACTACGCCGTCTTCTTGACCACACGCTTTCGCCAGCGCATCATGGACGGACTGGATCCAGTGACCGCCGCCGGCCAGACGGTCGCCACCAGCGGCCACGCCGTCCTCGTAGCGGCAGCCAGTGTCTCGGTTGCGCTCTTTGGACTCTACGCCTCTGGCATCACCTTCTTCGGCCAACTCGGCTTTGCCGCCTTCTTCGGTGTCTTCACGGCGGCTGCCGGAGCCGTGACGCTCGTGCCCGCAGGGCTTGGCTTGGCTGGTCGTCGTATCGATCGATGGCACGTCGGCCGCACCGTCGCTGAGGCCGGTAGCGATCAGGATCTCTGGCATCGGTACGCCCGAAGCCTA
This region of Ferrimicrobium sp. genomic DNA includes:
- a CDS encoding TetR family transcriptional regulator → MSEIQQPGRRERHKARTREQLITTARELFARQGFAETTVLQITDTVDVSQRTFFRYFDSKEDLLLVDLVDFFDAVANELHTRPSHEPPLVALYESLVVSIQRRLDDSAEVPMFRPRQLGIDLTSQLARTYVNWELRIADILAERLLNTAKDPQDARIHADVAAVVGVSVLRSAVNEVTAADFEAFHLGTKALTERLQHAFDLAALELDRLASHYSALD